In Primulina eburnea isolate SZY01 chromosome 3, ASM2296580v1, whole genome shotgun sequence, one DNA window encodes the following:
- the LOC140827067 gene encoding uncharacterized protein encodes MPPRHRIVRGADDKDGEPQDGERATPPRPPPDMKDHMLAGMTQCFAQFAGNQDAVDIGVRPRPEAVYKRFKRMDPTEFLGTTDPMITEGWIKPIKVIFVFMELQDADKVRCATFLLTGDARLLWESTSVSVNLQTFSWYGFKEVFYYKHFAEKVRSRLTREFMTLRLGDSSVAEFVRKFKRGVTFCP; translated from the coding sequence ATGCCTCCCAGACATAGGATTGTGCGTGGAGCAGACGATAAGGATGGAGAACCTCAAGATGGGGAGAGGGCCACTCCTCCTCGTCCACCGCCAGATATGAAGGATCATATGCTTGCAGGAATGACTCAAtgcttcgcacagtttgcggggaatcAGGATGCAGTGGACATAGGGGTGAGGCCTAGACCGGAGGCAGTTTATAAGAgatttaagaggatggatccgacGGAATTCTTGgggactactgacccgatgataacTGAAGGATGGATTAAGCCCATCAAAGTCATTTTCGTGTTTATGGAGTTGCAGGACGCAGACAAGGTCAGATGCGCCACATTTCTATTGACAGGAGACGCTAGATTGTTGTGGGAAAGCACTTCTGTATCAGTGAATTTGCAGACCTTTTCTTGGTATGGCTTCAAGGAAGTTTTCTACTACAAGCACTTCGCTGAGAAAGTACGCTCTAGATTGACtagggagttcatgacgctgCGACTGGGAGACAGCAGCGTTGCAGAGTTTGTGAGGAAGTTCAAGAGGGGTGTCACTTTTTGCCCCTAA